Proteins from one Acropora muricata isolate sample 2 chromosome 9, ASM3666990v1, whole genome shotgun sequence genomic window:
- the LOC136929571 gene encoding melanopsin-like isoform X1: MLDMEASQNNLSSEHIGLVGDPLGRGDIEIWFQVALAILISLISFLGNSLVVYAIHKDIRLNTITNMLIENLAFSDILMATLHMPFWVVSLRYGKWVFGHVVCELAGVTQLIFGIVSLLTMTAIALNRYLKVCKRNLYSKFFCNRKATYIIIICCWMISIAVNTPQLYGWGNITFHLYFSDCTCEWENSDISYIIFLCAMTIFTPATIIFACYYVIYKTVRASTRRVQGHSDLRNQGKSEDTSDAKVLKTSLVVVCVYLACWTPISVIGFIEVFGSQSPRLAYFVSYVGAYCSSMTNPFIYGIMNPQFKRAFSTILRLRPDSQDGMLFALPRNQRSNSPVNLISTQVVNQ, translated from the coding sequence ATATGGAAGCAAGTCAAAACAATCTTTCAAGTGAACACATTGGACTCGTTGGGGATCCTCTTGGAAGAGGAGATATTGAAATTTGGTTTCAAGTGGCTCTCGCCATTCTGATCAGTTTGATCAGTTTCTTGGGAAACTCGCTTGTTGTTTATGCCATTCACAAGGATATTCGACTAAATACCATTACGAATATGCTTATTGAGAACCTGGCGTTCAGCGACATACTAATGGCAACATTACACATGCCTTTTTGGGTTGTAAGCCTTCGTTATGGGAAATGGGTTTTTGGTCACGTGGTCTGCGAGTTGGCTGGCGtgacacaactcatctttggcaTCGTTTCGTTACTTACAATGACTGCAATCGCTTTAAATCGCTACCTTAAAGTTTGCAAGCGAAACTTATACTCAAAATTCTTCTGCAATAGGAAAGCAACGTACATTATAATCATATGCTGCTGGATGATTTCGATCGCGGTAAACACACCGCAGCTATATGGCTGGGGAAACATAACATTTCACCTGTATTTCTCGGATTGCACTTGTGAATGGGAGAATTCCGACATCTCTTACATTATCTTCTTGTGCGCTATGACCATCTTCACTCCGGCTACCATTATATTTGCTTGTTATTACGTGATATACAAAACAGTCAGGGCAAGCACCCGGAGAGTACAAGGCCATTCGGATCTGCGCAATCAAGGCAAAAGCGAAGATACGTCCGACGCTAAGGTTTTGAAAACCTCGCTGGTGGTGGTGTGCGTTTACTTAGCCTGCTGGACTCCTATTTCCGTCATCGGCTTCATCGAAGTATTTGGATCCCAGTCCCCTCGCTTGGCTTACTTCGTATCGTACGTTGGGGCGTACTGCAGTAGCATGACAAATCCATTCATTTACGGAATAATGAACCCTCAATTTAAAAGGGCGTTTTCTACTATTCTGCGACTAAGGCCGGATTCGCAAGATGGTATGTTGTTCGCCTTGCCAAGAAATCAGCGATCTAATTCGCCAGTAAATTTGATCTCGACACAAGTTGTAAATCAGTGA
- the LOC136929571 gene encoding melanopsin-like isoform X2 has product MEASQNNLSSEHIGLVGDPLGRGDIEIWFQVALAILISLISFLGNSLVVYAIHKDIRLNTITNMLIENLAFSDILMATLHMPFWVVSLRYGKWVFGHVVCELAGVTQLIFGIVSLLTMTAIALNRYLKVCKRNLYSKFFCNRKATYIIIICCWMISIAVNTPQLYGWGNITFHLYFSDCTCEWENSDISYIIFLCAMTIFTPATIIFACYYVIYKTVRASTRRVQGHSDLRNQGKSEDTSDAKVLKTSLVVVCVYLACWTPISVIGFIEVFGSQSPRLAYFVSYVGAYCSSMTNPFIYGIMNPQFKRAFSTILRLRPDSQDGMLFALPRNQRSNSPVNLISTQVVNQ; this is encoded by the coding sequence ATGGAAGCAAGTCAAAACAATCTTTCAAGTGAACACATTGGACTCGTTGGGGATCCTCTTGGAAGAGGAGATATTGAAATTTGGTTTCAAGTGGCTCTCGCCATTCTGATCAGTTTGATCAGTTTCTTGGGAAACTCGCTTGTTGTTTATGCCATTCACAAGGATATTCGACTAAATACCATTACGAATATGCTTATTGAGAACCTGGCGTTCAGCGACATACTAATGGCAACATTACACATGCCTTTTTGGGTTGTAAGCCTTCGTTATGGGAAATGGGTTTTTGGTCACGTGGTCTGCGAGTTGGCTGGCGtgacacaactcatctttggcaTCGTTTCGTTACTTACAATGACTGCAATCGCTTTAAATCGCTACCTTAAAGTTTGCAAGCGAAACTTATACTCAAAATTCTTCTGCAATAGGAAAGCAACGTACATTATAATCATATGCTGCTGGATGATTTCGATCGCGGTAAACACACCGCAGCTATATGGCTGGGGAAACATAACATTTCACCTGTATTTCTCGGATTGCACTTGTGAATGGGAGAATTCCGACATCTCTTACATTATCTTCTTGTGCGCTATGACCATCTTCACTCCGGCTACCATTATATTTGCTTGTTATTACGTGATATACAAAACAGTCAGGGCAAGCACCCGGAGAGTACAAGGCCATTCGGATCTGCGCAATCAAGGCAAAAGCGAAGATACGTCCGACGCTAAGGTTTTGAAAACCTCGCTGGTGGTGGTGTGCGTTTACTTAGCCTGCTGGACTCCTATTTCCGTCATCGGCTTCATCGAAGTATTTGGATCCCAGTCCCCTCGCTTGGCTTACTTCGTATCGTACGTTGGGGCGTACTGCAGTAGCATGACAAATCCATTCATTTACGGAATAATGAACCCTCAATTTAAAAGGGCGTTTTCTACTATTCTGCGACTAAGGCCGGATTCGCAAGATGGTATGTTGTTCGCCTTGCCAAGAAATCAGCGATCTAATTCGCCAGTAAATTTGATCTCGACACAAGTTGTAAATCAGTGA